A part of Primulina eburnea isolate SZY01 chromosome 10, ASM2296580v1, whole genome shotgun sequence genomic DNA contains:
- the LOC140804035 gene encoding inorganic phosphate transporter 1-4-like gives MSGDNLKVLNALDVAKTQWYHFTAIIIAGMGFFTDAYDLFCISLVTKMLGRIYYHVEGSPKPGTLPPNVSAAVNGVALCGTLAGQLFFGWLGDKLGRKKVYGVTLMLMCLCSVASGLSFGSSAKSVMTTLCFFRFWLGFGIGGDYPLSATIMSEYANKKTRGAFIAAVFAMQGFGILAGGIFGMIISTAFEAKFKAPAYEVDPIASTIPQADYVWRIILMVGAVPALLTFYWRLKMPETARYTALVAKNAKQAASDMSKVLQVDIEAEQHKVEQMVQQKAAYGLFSKEFLQRHGLHLLGTTSTWFLLDIAFYSQNLFQKDIFSAIGWIPPAKTMNAIQEVFTIARAQTLIALCSTVPGYWVTVALIDVIGRFAIQIIGFFFMTVFMFALAFPYHHWTHPDNRIGFVAMYSLTFFFANFGPNATTFVVPAEIFPARLRSTCHGISAASGKLGAIIGAFGFLYLAQNQDPKKADAGYPAGIGVKNSLIVLGVVNLLGLLFTFLVPESKGKSLEEMSGENEDSNVEAGSSNRTAPVS, from the coding sequence ATGTCCGGGGACAACTTGAAAGTGCTGAACGCTCTCGATGTAGCCAAGACACAATGGTACCATTTCACCGCAATCATCATTGCGGGAATGGGATTTTTCACCGACGCATACGATCTCTTCTGCATATCACTCGTCACCAAAATGCTCGGCCGCATATACTACCACGTTGAGGGATCGCCGAAGCCAGGAACCCTGCCGCCGAATGTATCTGCAGCCGTTAATGGCGTTGCCCTCTGCGGAACGTTAGCAGGACAGCTCTTCTTCGGCTGGCTTGGCGACAAACTGGGACGGAAAAAGGTCTACGGAGTCACGCTCATGCTCATGTGCCTTTGCTCCGTTGCGTCGGGCCTTTCTTTCGGGAGCAGCGCGAAATCCGTAATGACTACTCTGTGCTTCTTCAGATTCTGGCTAGGTTTCGGTATTGGTGGAGATTACCCTTTGTCGGCCACCATCATGTCCGAGTATGCTAACAAGAAAACTCGGGGGGCCTTTATTGCCGCGGTGTTTGCTATGCAGGGATTTGGGATTCTAGCAGGAGGGATATTTGGTATGATTATTTCTACCGCGTTCGAGGCGAAATTCAAGGCACCGGCTTACGAGGTGGATCCGATTGCCTCCACGATTCCTCAGGCAGATTATGTTTGGAGAATTATTTTGATGGTCGGTGCAGTCCCTGCTTTGCTGACATTTTACTGGAGGCTGAAGATGCCCGAAACAGCCCGTTACACGGCCCTGGTGGCCAAGAACGCAAAACAGGCGGCTTCCGATATGTCTAAGGTGTTGCAGGTCGATATTGAGGCTGAGCAGCATAAGGTGGAGCAGATGGTGCAGCAGAAGGCGGCATACGGGTTGTTTTCGAAAGAATTTCTCCAACGCCATGGATTGCACTTGCTAGGAACAACAAGTACCTGGTTTTTGCTGGACATCGCTTTTTACAGCCAGAATCTGTTCCAGAAAGACATTTTCAGTGCCATTGGATGGATCCCTCCTGCTAAAACCATGAATGCAATTCAAGAAGTTTTCACCATTGCCCGGGCTCAAACTCTGATTGCCCTGTGCAGCACAGTCCCTGGTTACTGGGTAACAGTGGCGCTGATCGATGTAATTGGAAGATTCGCCATTCAAATAATCGGTTTCTTCTTCATGACGGTCTTCATGTTTGCTTTGGCGTTCCCTTACCACCACTGGACTCATCCAGATAACCGGATCGGGTTCGTGGCGATGTACTCTCTCACCTTCTTCTTCGCCAATTTCGGGCCAAACGCAACGACATTTGTCGTGCCAGCCGAGATTTTCCCAGCTAGATTGCGGTCGACGTGCCATGGGATATCAGCTGCATCTGGTAAATTGGGGGCCATAATCGGTGCTTTTGGGTTCTTGTACCTGGCACAGAACCAGGACCCGAAAAAGGCGGACGCCGGATATCCAGCTGGCATCGGGGTGAAGAATTCGCTGATCGTATTAGGCGTTGTCAATCTTTTAGGTTTGTTGTTCACTTTCTTGGTGCCGGAATCCAAAGGAAAGTCTCTGGAGGAGATGTCGGGGGAAAACGAGGACAGTAATGTGGAAGCTGGTAGCAGCAACAGGACAGCTCCCGTATCTTAA
- the LOC140804033 gene encoding autophagy-related protein 9-like yields MFSGLKRVLSCFTWKWRIESSLTNGLLEDVPHEIELSDYHKTLNPGSESPSGLLDGETLNIDPIDDLDLFFERIYSYYCDKGLWCIIIKWIFELLSLGFTICFSGFFLLYVDWNGLRKAKCGMNAVESGIKPCDLSVEALHKHPLTPFTFSKAVIVGYLGIFSVYWVFCFLRFFAQLKETLKIRRFFYNSLHVKDNEIQTMSWASILEKVVQVQSLQQLCVVKDLSIQDVVMRLMRKENYLIGMLNKGVLAFSVSGWVPGAGPTANFGPNAVRHRLVLPKTLEWTLNWCILQSMFDRNFCVRRDFVSDPGTLKKRLMIVGFVLLLLSPFLVIFMLVYLFLRHAEQFYNHPSTASSRRWSNLSTWMLREFNEVDHLFKHRMNNTIVHASDYLKQFPSPILTIVAKFISFVSGGFAAVLIIIAFLEESLLEGHVFGRNLFWYAAVFGTITAISRAAVVGELLVLDPQGAMSMVVQHTHYMPKRWRGKENTEAVRLEFETLFQYTGMMLLEEMASIFLTPYLLLFVVPKRVDAILQFIMEFTVDVEGVGHVCSFSLFDFKNHGNRKYGSPFDSPRERRSSQGKMEKSFLSFQVAYLSWEPDAEGKQFLAALKTFRDQKMQVQGTTNAYFSSDLQQQYPNFGGFGSPNSFFPRETPLNVVGGCNQFGSMWLIDVEQKNFPYILDWYYTSQNHVRDNNSRGNPSRPIIKSPKDFWIPSHVTHTKTKYDENWDSLFEDRVQSHLEASTSGPLFQESVLQHHDSNSTKHPAKSQWWARTRFQGPGPQTSFLEPPNFFCGASRDPYDKFSESNMEEREQEQEQPLDLRNSRGLSRTFYMDESDVGEFKLPFDDIYENSSDHTDLV; encoded by the exons ATGTTCAGTGGACTTAAACGTGTTCTTAGTTGTTTTACGTGGAAATGGCGCATAGAATCATCTTTAACAAATGGGTTACTCGAGGATGTACCTCATGAAATTGAATTATCTGATTACCACAAGACACTAAACCCTGGAAGTGAAAGCCCTTCTGGGCTTCTAGATGGCGAGACTTTGAACATTGACCCAATTGATGATCTTGATCTGTTCTTTGAGAGGATTTACAGTTACTATTGTGACAAAGGCCTTTGGTGCATCATCATCAAGTGGATATTTGAGCTTCTGAGCCTGGGTTTTACTATATGTTTCTCTGGATTTTTTTTGCTATATGTCGATTGGAATGGCTTACGCAAAGCAAAATGTGGCATGAATGCAGTGGAATCTGGAATCAAGCCTTGTGATCTGTCTGTGGAAGCTTTGCATAAGCATCCATTGACTCCTTTTACTTTTTCCAAGGCAGTAATTGTTGGATATTTGGGTATATTTTCTGTATACTGGGTTTTCTGTTTTTTGAGGTTCTTTGCCCAGTTAAAGGAGACTCTTAAGATCCGTCGATTTTTTTATAACAG TCTCCATGTGAAGGACAATGAAATACAGACTATGTCATGGGCCTCAATTCTCGAAAAGGTTGTTCAAGTACAGAGTTTGCAGCAGCTGTGTGTGGTCAAAGATCTTTCTATTCAAGATGTAGTGATGAGGTTGATGAGAAAAGAGAATTACTTGATTGGGATGCTCAACAAAGGAGTCCTTGCCTTCTCTGTATCTGGGTGGGTTCCAGGTGCTGGCCCTACTGCCAATTTTGGCCCAAATGCTGTTCGGCATCGTCTTGTTCTGCCAAAGACCCTCGAGTGGACCTTGAATTGGTGCATACTACAGAGCATGTTTGACCG AAACTTCTGTGTACGAAGGGATTTTGTTTCAGATCCTGGAACCTTAAAGAAAAGGCTTATGATAGTTGGCTTTGTGCTGCTTCTTCTGTCTCCATTCCTTGTCATTTTCATGCTCGTGTATCTCTTCTTGAGGCATGCTGAACAGTTCTATAATCATCCAAGTACTGCATCATCACGAAGATGGTCAAATCTCTCGACATGGATGCTCAGAGAATTCAACGAG GTTGACCATTTGTTCAAGCACCGTATGAATAACACTATTGTTCATGCTTCTGATTATTTAAAGCAATTTCCATCTCCTATCTTGACTATTGTTGCAAAGTTTATATCGTTTGTTTCTGGTGGATTTGCTGCCGTGCTGATTATCATTGCATTCTTGGAAGAATCTCTTCTGGAAGGCCAT GTATTTGGTCGCAACTTATTCTGGTATGCTGCTGTTTTTGGAACTATAACAGCTATAAGCCGGGCTGCTGTTGTAGGTGAGCTTCTTGTCCTTGATCCACAGGGGGCAATGTCCATGGTTGTTCAACATACACATTATATGCCAAAAAGATGGCGTGGGAAAGAGAACACCGAGGCAGTAAGACTTGAGTTTGAAACTCTTTTTCAG TACACAGGAATGATGTTATTAGAGGAGATGGCTTCAATCTTTCTGACACCGTACCTACTTTTATTTGTCGTCCCAAAG CGGGTGGATGCTATCTTGCAATTCATAATGGAGTTCACTGTGGATGTTGAAGGTGTAGGTCATGTTTGTAG TTTTAGTCTCTTTGATTTCAAGAATCATGGCAACAGAAAATATGGTTCTCCCTTTGATTCACCTCGCGAGCGGAGGAGTTCCCAGGGAAAAATGGAAAAGTCATTCTTGAG CTTTCAGGTTGCTTATCTTTCATGGGAACCTGATGCCGAGGGAAAGCAATTCCTTGCGGCACTTAAAACCTTTCGTGATCAGAAGATGCAAGTTCAAGGAACGACAAATGCATACTTCTCATCTGATTTGCAGCAACAATATCCAAATTTTGGAGGCTTTGGTTCCCCTAACAGTTTCTTCCCAAGAGAAACACCTCTAAATGTTGTGGGAGGTTGCAATCAGTTTGGTTCAATGTGGCTGATAGATGTCGAACAGAAGAATTTTCCATATATCCTAGACTGGTATTACACGTCCCAAAACCATGTCAGAGACAATAACTCGAGGGGCAATCCATCAAGACCTATCATTAAGAGTCCAAAAGATTTCTGGATTCCTTCACACGTGACACACACAAAAACTAAGTACGACGAAAATTGGGATAGCTTGTTCGAGGATCGAGTACAAAGTCATCTAGAAGCTTCTACATCGGGTCCTCTCTTCCAAGAAAGTGTCTTACAGCATCACGACTCAAATAGTACCAAACACCCTGCAAAAAGCCAGTGGTGGGCTAGAACTAGATTCCAAGGTCCGGGTCCGCAAACAAGTTTTCTCGAGCCTCCAAACTTCTTCTGTGGAGCTTCTCGTGATCCTTACGACAAATTCTCAGAGAGCAACATGGAGGAACGTGAACAGGAACAAGAACAACCTCTGGACTTGAGAAATTCGAGGGGATTGTCACGAACATTTTACATGGATGAGTCAGATGTTGGAGAATTTAAGCTTCCATTCGATGATATATATGAAAATTCTTCTGATCACACAGATCTTGTATGA
- the LOC140803542 gene encoding transcription factor MYB30-like: MGRAPCCEKMGLKKGPWTAEEDIILVNFINRHGHGNWRALPKRAGLLRCGKSCRLRWMNYLRPDIKRGNFTREEEETIIKLHQELGNKWSVMAARLPGRTDNEIKNVWHTHLKKRVGRNPRSDPKPERHFPISGFDPKSDNDSLPNSPAHSSSDTSSVITTYTAADAGHDCITADTNFLEMDESFWSEVFSANEYSSDRASDFSIGNNDLELQFRMEENLFGGGVSIDFWLELLNDAEELTGSL, translated from the exons ATGGGTCGGGCTCCCTGCTGTGAGAAAATGGGCTTGAAGAAGGGTCCGTGGACAGCCGAAGAAGACATCATTCTCGTCAATTTCATCAATAGGCACGGCCATGGCAATTGGCGGGCCCTTCCCAAACGAGCTG GGCTTTTGAGGTGTGGTAAGAGCTGCCGGCTCCGGTGGATGAATTACTTGCGGCCCGATATTAAGAGAGGGAATTTCACAAGGGAAGAAGAGGAAACAATCATTAAATTGCATCAAGAATTGGGGAACAA ATGGTCAGTAATGGCAGCAAGATTACCGGGCCGCACAGACAACGAAATAAAAAATGTTTGGCATACCCACTTGAAAAAAAGGGTCGGGAGAAATCCCCGGTCTGATCCAAAACCCGAACGCCACTTCCCCATATCCGGATTCGATCCCAAGTCGGACAACGATTCACTGCCGAATTCTCCGGCACACTCATCCAGCGATACCTCGTCGGTGATCACCACGTACACCGCCGCTGACGCTGGCCATGATTGCATCACTGCCGACACGAACTTTCTGGAAATGGACGAAAGCTTCTGGTCGGAGGTCTTTTCTGCGAATGAATATTCGAGTGATCGAGCTAGTGATTTCTCCATTGGCAATAATGATTTGGAACTCCAATTCCGGATGGAGGAGAATTTGTTTGGTGGGGGGGTGAGCATAGATTTTTGGCTTGAATTGCTCAACGACGCAGAGGAGCTGACAGGATCACTTTAA
- the LOC140803541 gene encoding uncharacterized protein, which translates to MDYEGQRTTSNPSAMLTALLCKRAKLHEELRNIEKQVYDMETIYLQDPSQCGNVLKGFEGFLSSSKNTALLKRSRKFQLEDRLFSLSSVTSPAAEEVARDGGIAANGPGKPKKGRGPREAKRKQSSEVDYDYEEDADLM; encoded by the exons ATGGATTATGAAG GACAAAGAACTACTTCAAACCCTTCTGCGATGCTGACTGCCCTTTTGTGCAAGAGGGCCAAACTGCATGAAGAACTTCGGAATATAGAGAAACAG GTATATGATATGGAGACGATTTATTTACAGGATCCAAGCCAATGTGGCAATGTTTTGAAAGGGTTTGAGGGGTTTTTGTCTTCCTCCAAGAATACTGCACT CTTGAAACGATCCCGGAAGTTTCAGCTTGAAGATAGGCTCTTTTCGTTATCTTCAGTCACTTCACCAGCT GCCGAAGAAGTTGCACGGGATGGTGGTATAGCAGCCAATGGACC GGGAAAACCAAAGAAAGGTAGAGGACCAAGAGAGGCAAAGAGAAAGCAATCGAGCGAAGTTGACTATGACTATGAAGAGGACGCTGATTTGATGTAG
- the LOC140804034 gene encoding hyoscyamine 6-dioxygenase-like: protein MEVLMSNWCTKTAQYLPEKYVFPPGKRPGKLDFPVCENFPVIDLENANSRQILNACQEFGFFQVINHGIPVSLMEETMRVSQEFFGTSPEYKSSFYSTDMTRKCRIYSSTLDYDKEEVHYWRDNFTHHCHPIKDYIDLWPENPTRYREVVGKYSVEGRKFMLRILDLIGEGLGLKPEYFHGDLSKTQLLSINHHVPCPDPSLTLGMPEHRDPNLISMIQQCSVPGLQVFFQGQWMNIEPMENAFFVIPGMQLKAISNGKFLSPMHRVVTHSERARTTIGTFLIPSMDVVVKPADDGAGISPVYRGFTYKEFFSAYTENKFDWEATLESFKVKITKYEDNIADGW, encoded by the exons ATGGAGGTTCTTATGTCAAACTGGTGCACTAAAACGGCTCAATATTTGCCAGAAAAATACGTGTTCCCGCCTGGAAAAAGACCCGGAAAACTTGATTTCCCCGTATGCGAAAACTTTCCGGTTATCGATCTTGAAAATGCGAACAGTCGACAGATTCTGAATGCATGTCAAGAATTTGGTTTCTTCCAG GTGATCAACCATGGAATCCCTGTAAGCCTGATGGAAGAAACGATGCGCGTATCCCAGGAGTTTTTCGGTACGTCACCAGAGTACAAATCGAGTTTTTATTCTACAGACATGACAAGAAAGTGTAGAATCTATTCCAGCACACTTGATTATGACAAAGAAGAAGTTCATTACTGGAGGGATAATTTTACACACCACTGTCATCCTATCAAAGATTACATCGACCTATGGCCCGAAAACCCGACCAGATATCG GGAAGTTGTTGGCAAGTATTCCGTAGAGGGGAGGAAGTTTATGTTGAGGATATTGGATCTTATTGGTGAAGGATTGGGGCTTAAACCAGAATATTTTCATGGAGATTTGAGTAAAACTCAATTATTGTCGATTAATCACCATGTTCCATGCCCGGATCCGAGTTTAACCTTGGGAATGCCCGAACACCGTGACCCGAATCTCATAAGTATGATTCAGCAATGTTCAGTTCCAGGGCTTCAAGTATTTTTCCAGGGACAGTGGATGAATATAGAGCCAATGGAAAATGCTTTTTTTGTAATTCCCGGAATGCAACTTAAG GCGATCTCCAATGGAAAATTTTTGAGCCCGATGCACCGGGTGGTGACACACTCGGAACGGGCTAGGACGACGATCGGGACTTTCTTGATTCCGTCTATGGACGTGGTTGTCAAGCCTGCCGATGACGGTGCTGGAATATCTCCCGTTTACAGAGGGTTCACATACAAAGAGTTTTTCAGTGCCTATACTGAAAATAAGTTCGACTGGGAAGCTACTCTGGAAAGTTTCAAAGTTAAGATCACCAAATATGAAGATAATATAGCAGATGGATGGTAA
- the LOC140804032 gene encoding notchless protein homolog, with protein MEVEGSTAAGTMEVERELSNRVMCQLADSEGTPLGAPIFLPESAGPKELQQLVNKILNNEEKLPYAFYVSDNELLVQLGSYLQKKKVSVEKVLTIVYQPQAVFRIRPVTRCSSTIAGHNEAVLSVSFSPDGRKLASGSGDTTVRFWDLNTQTPLFTCKGHKNWVLCIAWAPDGKHLVSGSKAGEILCWNPQTGEPSGNPLIGHKKWITGISWEPLHLNAPCRRFVSASKDGDARIWDVSLKKCVICLSGHTLAITCVKWGGDGVIYTGSQDCTIKMWETSQGKLIRELKGHGHWVNSLALSTEYVLRSGAFDHTGKQYSSPEEMKQVALDRYNKMKGSAAERLVSGSDDFTMFLWEPAVSKQPKTRMTGHQQLVNHVYFSPDGQWIASASFDKSVKLWNGITGKFVAAFRGHVGPVYQISWSADSRLLLSGSKDSTLKVWDIRTQKLKQDLPGHADEVFAVDWSPDGEKVASGGKDKVLKLWMG; from the exons ATGGAAGTAGAAGGATCGACTGCGGCAGGAACGATGGAAGTAGAGAGAGAGCTTAGCAACCGGGTAATGTGTCAGTTGGCCGACTCCGAAGGTACACCTCTCGGGGCCCCGATTTTTCTTCCGGAGAGCGCCGGCCCTAAGGAACTCCAACAACTCGTCAACAAAATCCTCAACAAC GAGGAAAAATTGCCTTATGCATTTTATGTATCCGACAATGAGCTTCTGGTGCAACTTGGATCATATTTGCAGAAGAAAAAGG TGTCTGTGGAGAAGGTTCTGACGATTGTTTACCAGCCACAAGCAGTATTTAGAATACGCCCAGTAACTCGCTGTTCTTCAACGATCGCTG GTCATAATGAGGCCGTGCTTTCAGTTTCCTTTAGTCCCGATGGACGGAAATTAGCTAGTGGATCCGGTGATACCACTGTCCGTTTTTGGGATCTGAATACACAGACACCGTTATTTACATGCAAAG GACACAAGAATTGGGTTCTGTGTATTGCATGGGCGCCAGATGGGAAGCATCTAGTTAGTGGAAGCAAAGCTGGAGAAATCTTATGCTGGAACCCACAAACTGGGGAGCCATCAGGCAATCCACTTATT GGTCACAAGAAATGGATAACTGGAATTTCATGGGAGCCTTTGCATCTCAATGCTCCGTGTCGTCGCTTCGTTAGCGCGAGTAAAGATGGTGATGCAAGGATATGGGATGTTTCACTAAAGAAATGTGTTATATGTCTTAGCGGACACACACTTGCCATAACTTGTGTAAAATGGGGTGGAGATGGAGTGATATATACTGG ATCTCAGGATTGTACTATTAAAATGTGGGAAACCTCGCAAGGAAAGCTAATACGTGAATTAAAG GGCCATGGGCATTGGGTTAATTCTTTGGCTCTGAGCACCGAATATGTTCTCCGGAGTGGTGCCTTTGATCACACCGGAAAACAGTATTCATCTCCGGAGGAAATGAAGCAG GTAGCTTTAGATAGGTACAACAAAATGAAGGGAAGTGCCGCAGAAAGATTGGTCTCAGGTTCAGATGATTTTACCATGTTCTTGTGGGAACCTGCAGTGAGCAAACAACCCAAAACTCGTATGACTGGTCATCAACAG CTTGTCAATCATGTCTACTTTTCTCCTGATGGACAATGGATTGCAAGTGCCTCTTTTGACAAGTCAGTCAAGTTATGGAATGGAATCACTGGAAAATTTGTTGCTGCATTCCGTGGTCATGTGGGGCCTGTCTATCAAATAAG TTGGTCAGCAGACAGTAGGCTACTTTTGAGTGGGAGCAAAGACTCGACTTTAAAG GTTTGGGATATCCGAACACAGAAGCTGAAACAAGACCTTCCAGGCCATGCAGATGAA GTTTTTGCGGTAGACTGGAGCCCAGATGGCGAGAAAGTAGCATCTGGTGGCAAGGACAAGGTTCTGAAGTTATGGATGGGCTAA